The Actinomycetota bacterium genomic sequence AGCCTTGGCCCTCGCCTCGGTTGCGGCGGCCCTCGCCGTCGCGGCGGTGGTCGCCGTGCCGGCCTCGGCCGGGGCGAGCTTCGACGACGAGCGCCCCGCCGGATACGGCATTGATCCCAAGCATCAGAGCAACTGGGAGCCGACGGTTGCCGTCGACCCCAATCACCCGAACCGCGTCTACCAGCTGATCACGGGCATCAACGCCCACGCCTGCAATGGGAACTGCCCCGGCACCAGCGTCCTGTTCCGGCGCTCCACCGACGGTGGGGCCACCTTCGGTCCGGAGAGCTTCGTGTGCGGGGCCGCCTGCAAGACCATCGGATGGCAGTTCGACCCCCAGATCCGGGTCGCCACCGACACCAATGCCGCGTGCGGCTGCGGGACGATCTTCGTCGCGTTCATGGACCAGTACGATCCGGGCGTACAGCTGTTCACGTCCCACGACGGTGGCGACTCCTGGAGCGCGCCCGTCTCCATGAACGGCGGCCTCACGTACATGGACAAGCCGATCCTAGTGATCTCCCCCTCGGGCAGGGACGTCTACGTCGCGTTCAACCACAAGTTCGACAACATGGTCGTGGCCTCCCACGACTACGGCCGGTCCTTCCTCTCACCGCAGAAGGTGAACGACGACGACCTGTGGTGGTATGCGAACGGCGGGGCGTACGCCCCGAACGGCGACGTGTACTTCGCCCTCGACGGCGAGGCCAGCCTGTCGGGACACGGACACGACTTCGACGGATCGGCGGAGGTGGCTCTGCTCCGCTGCTCCCCCTCGGCGGCCACGCCCTGCGCGAACCCCACGCTCATCTCGTTCGGCACCTCCGCGGCGCCGCCGCCCTGCCCGGTGCCCGGGTGCTACCCCGACTACTTCACGGCGACGGGCGCGATCGCGATCGATGGGGCCGGCCACATGGTGCTCGCCTACACGTTCTCCACCGAACCGAACGGGCCGAAGTCGCTCTACGTGCGAACCTCCGACGACGGGTCGCATTGGAGCAGCACCGTCCTCGTGAACGCCCTGGGCGACAGCACCGTGCCGCAGATCGACCGCGGCCCCACCCCAGGGGACTTCCGTCTCGCGTGGCAGGACGACCGGACCGGCAAGTTCAACACGTGGTACGCGCGGAGCACCGACGGCGGGGCAAGCTGGGGGCCACAGGTCCGGCTCTCTGACCTGGGGTCGGGCGCACCGTACAAGAGTCCGGACGGGTACACGTTCACCGATGGTGACTACTTCGGGATCGCGGTCAGCTCGACGGGGATCGCCCACGTGATCTGGGGCGAGGCGGACGGCTCGTCGCTCTACTGCTGCGGCGACGTGTGGTACACGAAGGGATCCTGATCGCCGGACGGTTCCTCGCTCGTGGGGCGGGCCTGGCGCAAGGCTCCTTCGTCATCGATCAGGCCGGTCTCGGCAGCCAGATCGGCCCTGTCGGGCCGCGTTAGACCGTCACACGCCAGTTGTCGGGACCGTCATCCATGATGGTCCGACCGTATCGCTCAGTGAGCGCACGTCGGAGCACCGGACTCCAGGCCTTGAAGCCCTCCGCGAAGCGGTGTTCCTCACCGCCCGCCTCGATCACCAGGATGTCGCGAACCGTCATCTTCGTGACGTGCGAGACACGGGTGATGTCCGTAAGCGGGAAGTCGAGGATCGGCAGCTTCCCCTTTCGGCGCCGCTCCAGCGCCCCGGCCAGCGCTCCAGCGAGCGGGCCGCCGACGCCACCGGCAAGCGTCGGGTTGAACCGCTGGTCGCTGAACAGCACACGGTCGTTCGTGAGGAGAGCGTGACCGCGCTTGTTCTTGAGCACGTTGCGCCCCATGAGGACAGTCGTGAGATCCGCCAGCTCCGTCTCCGGCGTGCCGGGTCGAAACGCCTCGTCGTCCATGGGCCGGATGGTATGCGACCGGGTATTCGATGGGAAGCCACGAGAGGGGCTCGAGAACCATCCGGTCCTGTTCCAGCCCGACGGTGAACGTTCCTTCGGCGTCTGCTTCTGGCGGGCCCGGCATGCAGGCCGAGGAAGTACTTCATTGCCAAAGCGCGCTCAAGACCGCGTTCGTGACCAAGTCCGGCCAGAAGCGGTCTTCCTCGGGCGGCATCGCGGGTCCTGGGTCACGCGTAGAGTGAGATATCCGGAAGTCGACCACGAGGAGGACTGAGTCATGTGTCTCACCTGCGGTTGCATGCGGCCCCACGACGACATGGGGAACCCGGACAACCTCACCATCGAGGACCTTGAGAAGAGCGCGGGGGCCAGCGGGGTGAGCCTCGACCAGGCAGTGCAGAACTTGGTGAAGACGGTGGACGTGGCCAAGGCTGAGACCGAGCACTCGCACGGTTAGGCACGGGAACTTGCATGCGGGAGGCGGCGCCTCGGCGCGCTGAGGCCCGGCACTTCGCGACGGTCACCTTGTCCAGCGCTTGGGCGCCCAGCCCATCGACGAGTCACACCGGCCCTTTCCACGGGTGATGGTCTGGCCTGATCGCGGCATCACTTCGGGGGCCGCTTTCGACCAGCTTGTTGATGATCCGTGAGGAGACTGGCATCAAGCGGTGGACTTCTGCTGAGACGCCTGTTTGCTTCGCCCCGGGCGTCCACGGGTCGCGGCGTGTCGGAGTCGATCGTCGACCGGTGGGGCCGGGCATTGGCCACGGGATAAGGAATGTCGCATTCGGCCCTTAGCAGCATGGCTCAGGGCCGAAAGAAAGCTCTCGGCCAGGGCG encodes the following:
- a CDS encoding glycoside hydrolase, producing the protein MRARALALASVAAALAVAAVVAVPASAGASFDDERPAGYGIDPKHQSNWEPTVAVDPNHPNRVYQLITGINAHACNGNCPGTSVLFRRSTDGGATFGPESFVCGAACKTIGWQFDPQIRVATDTNAACGCGTIFVAFMDQYDPGVQLFTSHDGGDSWSAPVSMNGGLTYMDKPILVISPSGRDVYVAFNHKFDNMVVASHDYGRSFLSPQKVNDDDLWWYANGGAYAPNGDVYFALDGEASLSGHGHDFDGSAEVALLRCSPSAATPCANPTLISFGTSAAPPPCPVPGCYPDYFTATGAIAIDGAGHMVLAYTFSTEPNGPKSLYVRTSDDGSHWSSTVLVNALGDSTVPQIDRGPTPGDFRLAWQDDRTGKFNTWYARSTDGGASWGPQVRLSDLGSGAPYKSPDGYTFTDGDYFGIAVSSTGIAHVIWGEADGSSLYCCGDVWYTKGS